One window from the genome of Faecalibacterium sp. HTF-F encodes:
- a CDS encoding SDR family NAD(P)-dependent oxidoreductase → MAAFTEEQVKDFSIKNWYDLSGQVAVVTGGATGLGLAITRCLVSAGAKVAVVASRAPELVADTLAEFGGKAVYYQFNITDTDHAQELADKITAEQGPVSILVNNAGNHCKKFIWDMTVDDYKRVLDVHLVGAFALTKAFVPQMKEQGHGRIIFQASMTSYIGQPQVAGYSTAKAGYLGLIHTLTAELAEYGITVNAIAPGWIDTPMFHKATDNDPPRLAKIMGRIPAKSVGDPMDVGMCAAFLCSDAARYISGTCIPVDGGALIGF, encoded by the coding sequence ATGGCAGCATTTACCGAAGAACAGGTGAAGGATTTCAGCATCAAGAACTGGTACGATCTGTCCGGTCAGGTCGCCGTCGTCACCGGCGGTGCCACCGGTCTTGGCCTTGCCATTACCCGCTGTCTTGTTTCCGCAGGCGCAAAGGTGGCCGTTGTGGCTTCCCGCGCTCCTGAGCTGGTGGCCGATACTCTGGCAGAGTTTGGCGGCAAGGCTGTGTACTATCAGTTCAATATCACCGATACCGACCACGCTCAGGAACTGGCCGATAAGATCACCGCTGAGCAGGGCCCCGTGAGCATCCTTGTGAACAACGCAGGCAACCATTGCAAGAAGTTCATCTGGGATATGACCGTGGACGATTACAAGCGCGTTCTGGATGTGCATCTGGTGGGTGCATTCGCACTGACCAAGGCTTTTGTTCCCCAGATGAAGGAGCAGGGTCATGGCCGCATCATCTTCCAGGCCAGCATGACCAGCTACATCGGCCAGCCCCAGGTGGCAGGCTACTCCACCGCAAAGGCCGGCTATCTGGGCCTGATCCACACCCTGACCGCTGAACTGGCCGAGTACGGCATCACCGTCAACGCCATTGCTCCGGGCTGGATCGACACCCCCATGTTCCACAAAGCTACCGACAACGACCCACCGCGTCTGGCCAAGATCATGGGCCGCATCCCCGCCAAGAGCGTGGGCGACCCTATGGATGTCGGCATGTGTGCAGCGTTCCTGTGCAGTGACGCAGCCCGCTATATCAGCGGCACCTGCATCCCTGTTGACGGCGGCGCTCTGATCGGATTCTGA
- the uxaC gene encoding glucuronate isomerase has translation MNDRFSEELFLTNETGKMLYHKYAEHMPIIDYHCHLQPVEIAENKEFEDLGEMWLRGDHYKWRCMRTFGIDEKYITGDASYYEKYMKFAEILPQLVGNPIYIWCALELKRYFDIDEPLTAANAQEIYDRTKKLITEKHMTRRWCMEHSNVRLVSTTEDPIDDLRYHKALNEEKMFTRVITAFRPDKAMFCANADFAAYLAKLSAATEQPIDSFAEMLTALEKRLQYFQQITGTTVSDDGIPYFNWADYTPAEVEGIFAKARSGGKLTQHEIDQYQSAFLFEMARIYNRNHYVMQLHIGTYLDANTSHVKSVGQSTGFDCCDDAAPVKGVGELLNNLTTIGELPKTIIYPLDGTKIETWAILAAGFCDNGTKAKVQLGAPWWFNDQAFGIQRQFEACANLYPVSLSVGMLTDSRSFISYPRHELYRRVLCSYLGSLVERGEYFSGEEELKKTIENVCFNNVNEFFGFNVKV, from the coding sequence ATGAATGATCGTTTCAGCGAAGAGCTGTTCCTCACCAATGAGACCGGCAAGATGCTCTACCACAAGTATGCAGAGCATATGCCGATCATCGATTACCATTGCCATCTGCAGCCCGTGGAGATCGCCGAGAACAAGGAGTTTGAAGATCTGGGCGAGATGTGGCTGCGCGGAGACCACTACAAGTGGCGCTGTATGCGCACCTTTGGTATCGACGAGAAGTACATCACCGGTGACGCCAGCTACTACGAAAAGTACATGAAGTTTGCCGAAATTCTGCCCCAGCTGGTGGGCAATCCCATCTACATCTGGTGTGCACTGGAGCTGAAGCGCTACTTCGACATCGACGAACCCCTGACCGCAGCCAATGCACAGGAAATTTATGACCGCACCAAAAAGCTTATCACTGAAAAGCACATGACCCGCCGCTGGTGCATGGAGCACAGCAATGTGCGTCTGGTCTCCACCACCGAAGACCCCATCGACGACCTGCGCTACCACAAGGCGCTGAACGAGGAAAAGATGTTCACCCGCGTGATCACCGCCTTCCGCCCCGATAAGGCCATGTTCTGCGCCAACGCCGATTTTGCTGCTTATCTGGCAAAGCTTTCTGCTGCTACGGAGCAGCCCATTGACAGCTTTGCCGAGATGCTCACCGCATTGGAAAAGCGTTTGCAGTATTTCCAGCAGATCACCGGCACCACCGTCAGTGACGACGGCATCCCCTACTTCAACTGGGCAGATTACACCCCCGCCGAGGTAGAGGGCATCTTTGCCAAGGCACGCAGCGGCGGCAAGCTGACCCAGCATGAGATCGACCAGTACCAGAGCGCATTCCTGTTCGAGATGGCCCGTATCTACAACCGCAACCACTACGTTATGCAGCTGCACATCGGCACCTATCTGGATGCCAACACCAGCCATGTGAAGAGTGTGGGCCAGTCCACTGGTTTTGATTGCTGCGACGATGCCGCACCGGTCAAGGGCGTTGGCGAGCTGCTGAACAACCTGACCACCATCGGCGAACTGCCCAAAACCATCATCTATCCGCTGGACGGCACCAAGATTGAGACCTGGGCGATCTTAGCCGCAGGCTTCTGCGATAATGGCACCAAGGCAAAAGTTCAGCTGGGCGCACCCTGGTGGTTCAACGATCAGGCCTTTGGTATCCAGCGCCAGTTCGAGGCCTGTGCAAACCTGTACCCGGTCTCACTGTCGGTCGGCATGCTGACCGACAGCCGCAGCTTTATCTCCTATCCCCGTCATGAGCTGTACCGCCGCGTGCTGTGCAGTTATCTGGGCAGTCTGGTGGAGCGCGGAGAGTATTTCTCCGGTGAGGAAGAGCTGAAAAAGACCATCGAGAATGTCTGCTTCAACAATGTGAATGAGTTCTTTGGCTTCAACGTTAAGGTTTGA
- a CDS encoding SDR family NAD(P)-dependent oxidoreductase — MMADLKGKAGIVTGGSSGIGFQIANVLAEAGATVYVISRTGRPKEGVGESASGVVHLKGDVGDVEAMKAMVAELAAKHNGCLDFLVNNAGVSYKCRAENFPMEQFDNIMNVNVKYLFEMSVVCYPYLKKSADKGRIINITSMSAHLGFSEVVPYCTSKGAVLAMTRALAVEWAGDNITVNSIAPGWFRSKMNEQVVDAAREQKILNRMPLHAYGDTRDLGKMAEFLVGDGASYITGQDFAVDGGALAYGY; from the coding sequence ATGATGGCAGATCTGAAGGGTAAGGCCGGCATCGTCACCGGCGGCAGCAGCGGCATTGGTTTCCAGATCGCAAATGTGCTGGCAGAGGCCGGCGCAACGGTTTATGTGATCAGCCGTACCGGCAGGCCCAAAGAGGGCGTGGGAGAAAGCGCATCGGGCGTTGTCCACCTGAAGGGCGATGTGGGCGATGTAGAAGCCATGAAGGCTATGGTGGCAGAGCTTGCCGCAAAGCACAATGGCTGCCTTGATTTTCTGGTGAACAATGCAGGCGTCAGCTATAAATGCCGTGCCGAAAACTTCCCTATGGAACAGTTTGACAACATCATGAACGTGAACGTCAAGTATTTGTTTGAGATGAGCGTTGTCTGCTACCCCTACCTGAAGAAGAGCGCGGACAAGGGCCGCATCATCAACATCACCAGCATGAGCGCACATCTGGGCTTCAGCGAGGTGGTGCCCTACTGCACCAGCAAGGGCGCTGTTTTGGCTATGACCCGCGCACTGGCTGTGGAGTGGGCCGGGGACAACATCACCGTCAACAGCATCGCACCGGGCTGGTTCCGCAGCAAGATGAACGAGCAGGTGGTGGACGCCGCCCGTGAGCAGAAGATCCTGAACCGGATGCCCCTGCATGCTTACGGCGATACCCGCGATCTGGGCAAGATGGCCGAGTTCCTGGTGGGCGATGGAGCCTCCTACATCACAGGTCAGGATTTTGCCGTGGATGGCGGTGCCCTGGCGTATGGATACTGA
- a CDS encoding TrkH family potassium uptake protein, translated as MIQYPRYRQHRFSSFQVIIAGFAAVDLVGALLLMLPIAAQQRCVTPFHEALFTSTSALCVTGLVVQDTGSYWSAFGQSVILLLIQIGGLGVITVGAAFALLSGRKISLKQRSTMQEATAAPQMGGIVRLTGFILRITALFELVGAALLLPTFCADYGLRGIWYALFHSISAFCNAGFDLLGTEGAKFVSLTQYAGDPLLTTVIAALIVFGGLGFLTWEDICTYRLNFHRYRMQSKVILVTTAFLLVLPTLYFYCFEFTAGSARQRILLSMFQSVTPRTAGFNTADLAAMGSTSQALMVVLMLLGGSPGSTAGGMKTTTFAVLLANMWATFRRREDAEFFGRRIDGSAVKNAATIAGMYLTLFFLGAFVIAAAEQLPMSVCLYETASAVATVGLTLGITPQLGILSQGVLIALMFLGRVGGLTLIYAAFGSSPAHSRLPQEKIAIG; from the coding sequence ATGATTCAATATCCTCGTTACAGGCAGCACCGTTTTTCTTCTTTTCAGGTCATTATTGCAGGTTTTGCGGCAGTTGATCTGGTGGGCGCATTGCTTCTGATGCTCCCGATTGCTGCACAGCAGCGGTGCGTCACACCGTTCCATGAGGCACTGTTTACCTCCACCTCCGCCCTTTGCGTGACCGGACTGGTGGTACAGGATACCGGCAGCTACTGGTCGGCATTCGGGCAGAGCGTGATCCTTCTTCTGATCCAGATCGGAGGATTGGGCGTCATTACGGTGGGCGCTGCCTTTGCGCTGCTTTCCGGGCGAAAGATCTCCCTCAAGCAGCGCAGCACGATGCAGGAAGCTACGGCTGCCCCGCAGATGGGCGGCATCGTGCGGCTGACGGGCTTTATTCTGCGGATCACCGCCCTGTTTGAATTGGTCGGTGCTGCACTGCTGCTGCCGACATTTTGCGCCGATTATGGATTGCGCGGGATCTGGTACGCATTGTTTCATTCCATTTCGGCGTTCTGCAATGCCGGGTTTGACCTGCTGGGAACAGAGGGGGCAAAATTTGTTTCGCTGACACAGTATGCAGGTGACCCATTGCTTACCACAGTGATCGCGGCCCTGATCGTCTTTGGCGGCCTTGGCTTTCTGACATGGGAGGACATTTGTACATATCGCCTTAATTTTCACCGTTACCGGATGCAGAGCAAGGTGATCCTTGTCACAACGGCATTTCTTCTGGTACTGCCGACGCTGTACTTTTATTGCTTCGAGTTCACGGCAGGCTCTGCCCGGCAGCGCATTTTATTGTCGATGTTCCAATCCGTTACACCCCGTACTGCCGGTTTTAACACCGCTGATCTTGCTGCGATGGGCAGCACTTCACAGGCATTGATGGTGGTTCTGATGCTGTTGGGCGGTTCGCCCGGCTCCACGGCAGGCGGCATGAAAACCACAACATTTGCCGTTCTGCTGGCCAATATGTGGGCGACCTTCCGCCGCAGAGAAGATGCCGAATTTTTCGGGCGGCGCATAGATGGTTCCGCGGTCAAGAATGCTGCCACCATCGCAGGGATGTATTTGACGCTGTTCTTCCTCGGAGCCTTTGTCATTGCTGCGGCCGAGCAGCTGCCGATGTCGGTCTGTCTGTATGAGACTGCATCGGCTGTGGCAACGGTGGGTCTGACATTGGGCATCACACCGCAGTTGGGCATCCTTTCGCAGGGGGTGCTGATCGCACTGATGTTTTTGGGACGTGTTGGCGGATTGACGTTGATCTATGCGGCATTTGGCAGCAGCCCTGCCCACTCTCGTCTGCCGCAGGAGAAAATCGCAATCGGATAA
- a CDS encoding potassium channel family protein produces MKSILLIGLGRFGRHIAQELNELGHQVMAIDSNEDRVNAVLSYVTNAQIGDSTSEYFLRSLGVGNFDVCIVTIGGNFQNSLETTSLLKELGAKLVVSRAERDVQAKFLLRNGADEVVYPEKQLAKWAAIRYSSEHILDYIELQDDHAIMEVTIPPEWMDRTIGEINIRKKYNINILALKKDGKLDMSITPDTQLCRDESMLVLGKYASIQKCFRL; encoded by the coding sequence ATGAAATCGATTCTTTTGATTGGGCTTGGCCGTTTTGGCCGCCATATTGCGCAGGAACTGAATGAGCTGGGTCATCAGGTCATGGCGATCGACAGCAACGAAGACCGTGTGAACGCCGTGCTTTCCTATGTGACGAATGCACAGATCGGTGACAGCACCAGCGAATACTTTCTGCGCTCCCTCGGTGTCGGCAATTTTGATGTGTGTATCGTAACCATCGGCGGTAATTTTCAAAACTCGCTGGAAACCACTTCACTGCTCAAGGAGCTGGGCGCAAAGCTTGTAGTCTCGCGTGCAGAACGGGATGTACAAGCCAAGTTTCTGCTGCGCAACGGTGCGGATGAAGTGGTCTACCCGGAAAAGCAGCTGGCAAAGTGGGCAGCGATCCGATACAGCTCCGAACACATTCTGGATTACATCGAGCTGCAGGACGACCACGCCATCATGGAAGTGACCATTCCGCCGGAATGGATGGATCGCACGATCGGTGAGATCAATATCCGAAAAAAGTATAACATCAACATTCTTGCACTGAAAAAAGACGGAAAGCTCGATATGAGCATCACGCCGGATACGCAGCTGTGCCGGGATGAAAGTATGCTGGTTTTGGGAAAATACGCATCGATCCAGAAGTGTTTCCGGCTCTGA
- a CDS encoding DUF4118 domain-containing protein has protein sequence MAKAFGGTFTALYVRTPDSDQMGKEDRRRLQQHIRMAEQAGADISTIYGDDIPQQIAEFARISGITKIVLGRSSVHRRHFWSGPSLTEKLTLTAPNLDIYIIPDASAENGYDSGRKLFTRPLLPSVRDLLITAGILSGITLIGFFFLQLDFARYNIIMLYMLGVLFTAWFTSGYTCGVLGSVASVALYNFFLTEPRLTFHAYDPGYQVTFALMLTSAIITCALTTRLKDHAKMSAQAAFRTKILFDTNQLLQRAKSEEEILSQTASQLMKLLNRSLIVYPEQNGGLGAEQIFSVDGETAQNIFSAPEERDAANWTFANKKRSGAGTDSYPDAKGLYLALRTGGGVFGVIGIDLSEKPLDAFENSVLLSILGEGALAIENRRNALEKEQATVQAKNEELRANLLRTISHDLRTPLTSISGNASNLLSNGETLDTETRNKICTDIFDDAQWLIGLVENLLSITRIEDGRMNLQISPQLMDEMIEEALHHVNRKSCEHTITTQYGDEILLVNVDARLIMQVVVNLVDNAIKYTPVGSVIQISAYRKDHQVVVEVADNGPGIPDHAKAQVFEMFYTGQSRIADSHRSLGLGLPLCRAILTAHGGTLTLRDNIPNGSVFSFALPQSEVNIHE, from the coding sequence ATGGCAAAGGCGTTTGGCGGGACCTTTACAGCTCTGTATGTCCGGACTCCGGATTCGGATCAGATGGGAAAAGAAGATCGTCGGCGCTTGCAGCAGCACATTCGTATGGCAGAACAGGCAGGTGCCGACATTTCTACGATCTACGGGGATGACATTCCACAGCAGATCGCAGAGTTTGCCCGGATCTCCGGCATTACAAAAATCGTACTGGGGCGCTCCAGCGTACATCGCCGCCATTTCTGGAGTGGGCCGTCCCTGACCGAAAAATTGACGCTGACTGCACCCAATCTGGATATTTATATCATCCCGGATGCTTCTGCAGAGAACGGCTACGATTCAGGACGGAAGCTGTTCACCCGTCCGCTTCTGCCGTCTGTCCGTGATCTGCTGATCACCGCCGGCATCCTGAGCGGCATCACGCTCATCGGCTTCTTTTTCCTGCAGCTGGACTTTGCGCGTTATAACATTATTATGCTCTATATGCTGGGGGTGCTGTTCACCGCATGGTTTACCAGCGGCTACACCTGTGGTGTGCTGGGCTCTGTTGCCAGTGTTGCGCTGTACAATTTTTTTCTGACGGAACCGCGCCTGACATTCCATGCGTATGATCCCGGTTATCAGGTCACATTTGCCCTGATGCTGACCTCTGCGATCATTACCTGTGCGTTGACGACACGGTTGAAAGACCATGCAAAAATGTCTGCGCAGGCAGCGTTCCGTACAAAAATACTGTTTGATACGAATCAGCTTTTACAGAGAGCAAAAAGCGAGGAAGAGATCCTCTCTCAGACAGCTTCCCAGCTGATGAAGCTGCTGAACCGGAGCCTGATCGTCTACCCGGAACAAAACGGAGGTCTTGGGGCAGAACAGATTTTTTCGGTTGACGGAGAAACGGCGCAAAACATCTTTTCTGCACCGGAAGAACGGGATGCGGCAAACTGGACGTTTGCCAACAAAAAGCGTTCCGGTGCAGGCACGGATAGCTACCCGGATGCAAAGGGGCTTTATCTTGCACTTCGGACCGGAGGCGGCGTGTTTGGAGTGATCGGGATCGATCTGTCCGAAAAACCGCTGGATGCCTTTGAAAACAGCGTGCTGCTCTCCATTCTGGGCGAAGGCGCGCTGGCTATCGAAAACCGCAGAAACGCACTGGAAAAAGAGCAGGCAACCGTGCAGGCAAAAAATGAAGAGCTGCGGGCAAACCTGCTGCGCACGATCTCCCATGACCTGCGCACCCCGCTGACCTCCATTTCCGGCAATGCCAGCAATCTGCTTTCCAACGGAGAAACGCTGGATACAGAGACCCGGAACAAGATCTGCACCGATATTTTTGACGATGCACAATGGCTGATCGGTCTGGTGGAAAATCTGCTTTCCATCACCCGCATTGAAGATGGACGGATGAATCTGCAGATCTCACCGCAGCTGATGGACGAAATGATCGAAGAAGCACTGCATCATGTCAACCGGAAAAGCTGCGAACACACCATCACAACACAGTATGGGGACGAGATCCTCCTGGTCAATGTGGATGCACGGCTGATCATGCAGGTCGTTGTCAATCTGGTGGATAACGCCATCAAATACACCCCCGTGGGCTCGGTCATTCAGATCTCGGCTTACCGGAAAGACCATCAGGTCGTAGTGGAAGTGGCAGATAACGGTCCCGGCATTCCGGATCACGCAAAAGCACAGGTGTTCGAGATGTTTTATACCGGGCAGAGCCGCATCGCAGACAGCCACCGCAGCCTTGGACTGGGCTTGCCCCTCTGCCGTGCGATCCTGACGGCTCACGGCGGAACATTGACCCTGCGTGACAACATTCCCAATGGCAGTGTCTTTTCCTTCGCATTGCCGCAAAGCGAGGTGAACATTCATGAATAA
- a CDS encoding response regulator encodes MNKPSILVVEDDVPVRCLITTTLKTHGYKYLTASNGETAIMMATSHNPDIMLLDLGLPDIDGIEVIRSVRTWSNLPIIVLSARSEDSDKIEALDNGADDYLTKPFSVDELLARLRVTQRRLNLLASDGINSPVFVNGPLKIDFSAGCVWLSENELHLTPIEYKLLCVLAHNVGKVLTHTSLTQKVWGSTQENDIASLRVYMASLRKKLERCPDAPHLIQTHVGVGYRMLRVENDAAIPEE; translated from the coding sequence ATGAATAAGCCGTCCATTCTGGTCGTAGAGGATGATGTTCCTGTACGGTGTCTGATCACAACGACCCTGAAGACCCACGGCTATAAATATCTGACTGCTTCCAATGGGGAAACGGCGATCATGATGGCCACCAGCCACAATCCGGACATCATGCTGCTGGATCTTGGGCTGCCCGATATAGACGGCATTGAGGTCATCCGCAGCGTCCGCACATGGTCGAACCTGCCCATCATCGTCCTGAGTGCCCGGAGTGAGGATTCTGATAAGATCGAAGCACTGGACAACGGCGCAGACGATTATCTGACAAAGCCGTTTTCCGTGGACGAGCTGCTGGCAAGACTGCGTGTAACACAGCGCCGATTGAATCTGCTGGCTTCTGACGGCATCAACAGTCCGGTTTTTGTCAATGGCCCTTTGAAGATCGATTTCTCGGCAGGCTGCGTCTGGTTGAGCGAGAATGAATTGCATCTGACCCCCATCGAGTACAAACTGCTGTGTGTGCTGGCGCATAATGTGGGCAAGGTGTTGACGCACACCTCCCTCACGCAGAAAGTATGGGGCAGTACGCAGGAAAATGACATTGCCTCCTTGCGTGTTTATATGGCATCCCTGCGCAAAAAACTGGAACGATGCCCGGATGCGCCGCATCTGATCCAGACCCATGTTGGCGTAGGATACCGGATGCTGCGCGTGGAAAATGATGCAGCCATCCCCGAAGAATAA
- the pyrB gene encoding aspartate carbamoyltransferase, whose product MAVRHFIEPNSFSLEEQLALLDLADRMEADPAPYAHLCDGRILATLFYEPSTRTRLSFESAMLRLGGKTLGFAGAQLSSASKGETVADTARVVSNYADIIAMRHPKEGAPLRASMYARVPVINAGDGGHAHPSQTMIDLMTIRQRKGRLDHLTIGFCGDLKFGRTVHSLTAALSQFEGNRFVFISPEDLRLPQYVKNESLEPTHQIYKETADLEAELPHLDVLYMTRIQQERFFNEEEYLRLKGCYQLDEALLQKAPQDMPVLHPLPRIDEIKLDVDNDPRAAYFDQVHNGVYIRMAIILALLGIPDPLTGKKVLQR is encoded by the coding sequence ATGGCTGTGAGACACTTCATTGAGCCCAACAGCTTTTCTCTGGAAGAGCAGCTGGCCCTTCTGGATCTTGCCGACCGGATGGAGGCCGACCCGGCACCCTATGCCCACCTGTGCGATGGGCGCATTCTGGCCACCCTGTTCTATGAGCCTTCCACCCGCACCCGCCTTTCGTTTGAGTCGGCCATGCTGCGGCTGGGCGGCAAGACGCTGGGCTTTGCAGGGGCCCAGCTGTCCAGTGCCAGCAAGGGCGAGACCGTTGCCGACACCGCCCGCGTCGTGAGCAACTATGCCGACATCATTGCCATGCGCCACCCCAAAGAGGGTGCGCCGCTGCGGGCGTCCATGTATGCACGCGTTCCCGTCATCAATGCAGGGGATGGCGGACACGCCCACCCCAGCCAGACCATGATCGACCTGATGACCATTCGCCAGCGCAAGGGGCGGCTGGACCATCTGACCATCGGTTTCTGCGGCGACCTCAAATTCGGGCGCACGGTCCACTCCCTGACCGCTGCGCTGAGCCAGTTTGAGGGCAACCGGTTCGTGTTCATCTCGCCGGAAGATCTGCGCCTGCCGCAGTATGTGAAGAATGAATCGCTGGAGCCGACCCATCAGATCTATAAGGAAACGGCTGACCTTGAAGCCGAGCTGCCGCATCTGGATGTGCTGTACATGACTCGTATCCAGCAGGAGCGCTTTTTCAACGAGGAAGAATACCTGCGCCTGAAAGGCTGCTACCAGCTGGACGAAGCGCTGCTGCAGAAGGCACCGCAGGATATGCCGGTGCTCCATCCGCTGCCCCGCATCGACGAGATCAAGCTGGATGTGGACAACGACCCCCGCGCCGCCTACTTCGATCAGGTGCACAACGGCGTTTACATCCGCATGGCGATCATTCTGGCCCTGCTGGGCATCCCCGATCCGCTGACCGGGAAAAAAGTCCTGCAGCGCTGA
- a CDS encoding adenylosuccinate synthase: MLTAVTGINWGDEGKGRVIDLLAENADVVARYQGGNNAGHTVVTEQGKFILNLLPSGILHPDVTCVLGAGMVIDLDHLAGEMDAIEQRGIRVGPENLKLSDKATISMPWHKVQDGLEEDRLARKGTAFGSTRRGIAYAYSDKYRKKTLRLGDLLHLNEKRVQDRLHMILESKNLELAGCYHQEPMSYDALLEWCRMQAGQFSPYICDAGAFLQQAHDSGKRIVLEAQLGAMRDIDYGIFPFTSSSNTLAAYAPLGAGIPNCKLDHVVGVLKAYSTCVGAGPFAAENAMSEGWNEQLRKAGGEYGAATGRPRRVGPFDCVASRYGLACQGADKIALTKLDVLSSMKEIPVITGYTLDGVQVPSFDPLSDLDRVEPVVTTLPGWQKDISGCKSWDELPKEAKAYVEFLEKQLGHEIQFVSTGAEREKFVLKGEWL; the protein is encoded by the coding sequence ATGCTTACCGCAGTTACTGGTATCAATTGGGGCGATGAAGGCAAGGGCCGTGTCATCGACCTGTTAGCCGAAAACGCCGATGTAGTGGCCCGCTATCAGGGCGGCAACAACGCCGGCCACACAGTCGTCACGGAGCAGGGCAAGTTCATCCTGAACCTGCTGCCCTCCGGCATCCTGCACCCGGACGTGACTTGTGTGCTGGGCGCAGGCATGGTGATCGATCTGGATCATCTGGCCGGGGAGATGGACGCCATCGAGCAGCGCGGCATCCGGGTCGGCCCCGAAAACCTCAAGCTCTCGGATAAGGCCACCATTTCCATGCCGTGGCACAAGGTACAGGACGGGCTGGAAGAAGACCGCCTTGCCCGAAAGGGCACCGCTTTCGGCTCCACCCGGCGCGGCATCGCCTACGCCTACAGCGACAAGTACCGCAAAAAGACCCTGCGTCTGGGGGATCTGCTGCACCTGAACGAAAAGCGGGTGCAGGACCGTCTGCACATGATTTTGGAATCCAAGAATCTGGAGCTGGCAGGCTGTTACCATCAGGAGCCCATGAGCTATGACGCCCTGCTGGAATGGTGCCGGATGCAGGCGGGACAGTTCTCTCCCTATATCTGTGATGCAGGCGCATTCCTGCAGCAGGCCCACGACAGCGGCAAGCGCATCGTGCTGGAAGCGCAGCTGGGTGCCATGCGGGATATCGATTACGGCATCTTCCCCTTCACTTCCAGCTCCAACACACTGGCTGCCTATGCGCCGCTGGGTGCAGGCATCCCCAATTGCAAGCTGGATCACGTGGTAGGTGTGCTGAAGGCCTACTCCACCTGTGTGGGTGCAGGCCCCTTTGCCGCCGAGAATGCCATGAGCGAAGGCTGGAACGAGCAGCTGCGCAAGGCAGGCGGCGAATACGGTGCCGCCACCGGCCGTCCCCGCCGGGTAGGCCCCTTTGACTGCGTGGCCAGCCGCTACGGTCTGGCCTGTCAGGGCGCAGACAAGATCGCCCTCACCAAGCTGGATGTGCTCAGCAGCATGAAAGAGATCCCGGTGATCACCGGTTACACATTGGATGGCGTGCAAGTCCCCAGCTTCGACCCGCTGTCCGACCTTGACCGTGTAGAGCCCGTCGTCACCACGCTGCCCGGCTGGCAGAAGGACATCTCCGGCTGCAAGAGCTGGGATGAGCTGCCCAAAGAGGCCAAGGCTTACGTGGAATTTCTGGAAAAGCAGCTGGGTCATGAGATCCAGTTCGTTTCCACCGGTGCCGAGCGCGAGAAGTTCGTGCTGAAAGGAGAATGGCTGTGA